Proteins from a single region of Chengkuizengella sediminis:
- the recO gene encoding DNA repair protein RecO: MLFKVDGIVIRTIDYGEGNKIIVIYTKETGKASIMARGAKKLKSRLSSVTQLFTYAEFTYYKKGKMGTLNDGETIKSFHDLNLDLFKSTYAAYLVELVDRMIDEQEGSSYIFEQLLASLEFIEEGKDPQVITHLFEMKMLELAGYYPVLTECISCGAELADSSFFSVSLGGTLCYKCKTREQYVKKINTRSLKLLRLFQEMDIRRLGKINISDPIKNEVKMLMRDFMDTHVNINWKSRYVMDQISKTTPNNLEHPKK, from the coding sequence ATGTTATTTAAAGTTGATGGTATTGTCATCCGCACAATTGATTATGGTGAAGGTAACAAAATTATTGTAATATACACGAAAGAAACGGGGAAAGCAAGCATTATGGCTAGAGGGGCGAAAAAATTAAAAAGTCGCCTTTCTAGCGTCACTCAGTTATTTACTTATGCTGAGTTTACATACTATAAAAAAGGGAAGATGGGGACCCTGAATGATGGTGAAACCATAAAATCCTTTCACGATCTGAATTTAGATTTATTTAAATCTACTTATGCGGCTTATCTTGTTGAATTAGTTGATCGCATGATAGATGAACAAGAAGGAAGCTCTTATATTTTTGAGCAATTATTAGCATCTTTGGAATTTATAGAGGAGGGGAAAGACCCACAAGTCATTACCCATTTATTTGAGATGAAAATGCTTGAATTAGCAGGTTATTATCCAGTTTTAACAGAGTGCATTTCATGTGGTGCAGAATTAGCTGATAGTTCTTTTTTTTCAGTTTCTCTCGGAGGCACCCTTTGCTATAAATGCAAAACCAGAGAGCAATATGTTAAAAAAATAAATACAAGATCTTTAAAGTTACTTCGATTGTTTCAAGAGATGGATATAAGAAGGTTGGGGAAAATAAATATCTCAGATCCAATAAAAAATGAAGTGAAAATGTTGATGCGTGATTTTATGGATACACATGTGAATATTAATTGGAAGTCTCGATATGTAATGGATCAAATAAGCAAAACTACCCCAAACAATTTAGAACACCCCAAAAAGTAA
- a CDS encoding YqzL family protein, which produces MRDFSWKYFINTGDVDAYLLFKEIHEKVDEEPNQEEIQDDVWID; this is translated from the coding sequence ATGCGAGATTTTTCGTGGAAGTATTTTATTAACACTGGAGATGTCGACGCCTACTTATTATTTAAAGAAATTCATGAAAAAGTTGACGAAGAACCTAATCAGGAAGAAATTCAGGATGATGTATGGATTGATTAA
- the era gene encoding GTPase Era — protein MSKSHKSGFVSIIGRPNVGKSTFLNQVIGQKIAIMSDKPQTTRNKIQGVYTQEDTQIVFIDTPGIHKPKSKLGRYMLSIVENTLSEVDVILFVVDVEQGIGQGDRYIIEQLKTVRTHVILVLNKIDLVHPEKLLPTITSYKDLYDFAEIVPISAKMGNNIQPLLDQIRKYLPEGPRYYPEDQVTDHPEQFICAELVREKLLEVTREEVPHSIAVQIEQMKKEDNGVVHISALIFVERKSQKGIIIGKHGAVLKEIGRKSRQDMQRLLGSKIFLELWVKVKKDWRNQDVVLKDLGFHHD, from the coding sequence ATGAGTAAATCGCATAAATCGGGGTTTGTATCTATTATTGGTAGACCTAATGTTGGTAAATCCACTTTTTTAAACCAAGTAATTGGACAAAAAATAGCCATTATGTCAGATAAACCTCAAACAACAAGAAATAAAATTCAAGGTGTATATACACAAGAGGATACACAAATTGTGTTTATAGATACGCCAGGAATTCATAAGCCTAAGTCAAAATTAGGTAGGTATATGCTAAGTATCGTAGAAAATACATTAAGTGAAGTTGATGTTATTTTATTTGTGGTGGATGTGGAACAGGGGATTGGTCAAGGGGATCGTTATATTATTGAACAACTAAAAACGGTCAGAACACATGTTATTTTAGTATTAAATAAAATTGATCTTGTACATCCTGAAAAATTATTGCCGACAATTACCTCCTATAAAGATTTATATGATTTTGCAGAAATCGTTCCAATTTCAGCTAAAATGGGGAACAACATTCAACCATTATTAGATCAGATTCGGAAATATTTGCCAGAAGGTCCACGGTATTACCCGGAAGATCAAGTTACTGATCATCCAGAGCAGTTCATTTGTGCTGAATTGGTACGAGAAAAATTGTTAGAGGTAACACGTGAGGAAGTACCGCATTCCATTGCTGTACAAATCGAACAAATGAAAAAAGAAGATAATGGTGTTGTGCATATTTCCGCATTAATCTTTGTAGAAAGAAAATCTCAAAAAGGAATAATTATTGGTAAACACGGTGCTGTCTTAAAAGAAATTGGTAGAAAATCTAGACAGGATATGCAGAGGTTGTTAGGATCAAAAATATTTCTTGAGCTTTGGGTAAAAGTGAAAAAAGATTGGAGAAATCAAGATGTTGTGTTAAAGGACTTAGGATTCCATCACGATTAG
- a CDS encoding cytidine deaminase, producing MDKETLIKKAIEAMDSAYAPYSNFRVGAALLSDDGVIHIGCNVENAAYGPTNCAERTAMFRAIADGYKPKSFKAIAVAGDTEDPISPCGVCRQVLVELCSEKMPVILVNLKGDQLETTVSELLPGAFQL from the coding sequence ATGGATAAGGAAACCTTAATTAAAAAAGCAATTGAAGCTATGGATAGTGCATATGCACCGTATTCCAATTTTAGAGTAGGTGCTGCATTATTAAGTGATGATGGTGTCATACATATCGGTTGTAATGTTGAAAATGCTGCATATGGCCCTACTAACTGTGCAGAAAGAACGGCAATGTTTCGTGCGATTGCAGATGGGTATAAACCTAAATCATTTAAAGCGATAGCTGTTGCAGGAGATACAGAAGATCCAATAAGCCCTTGTGGTGTCTGTCGACAAGTATTAGTGGAATTATGTTCTGAAAAAATGCCAGTGATATTAGTAAATCTAAAAGGTGATCAATTAGAAACAACCGTTTCTGAATTGTTACCGGGAGCATTTCAACTTTAG
- a CDS encoding diacylglycerol kinase family protein gives MNRWLHSFKYAYEGLSYAYSTQKNMRFHFFAGIIVLIFAIYFELPQLEILFVCTVICLVIVMELINTAIEKTIDLTVKDKHPIAKIAKDVAAAAVLVSAVFAVIVGLVVFYNPILIWINGEFVKTHEISRVITLVVLSLVFLCTIVIQQTIFNKKNTTQINLMSALNASALTMVVLSDTNAIHILLTCFISILLVSVLLAQKEIKISSILYGGVLGTILTLFIYFFI, from the coding sequence ATGAACAGGTGGCTCCACAGTTTTAAATATGCATATGAAGGTTTAAGTTATGCTTATTCAACTCAAAAAAATATGAGATTTCATTTTTTTGCTGGAATCATCGTACTTATTTTTGCTATTTATTTTGAATTACCTCAGTTGGAAATCCTTTTTGTATGTACAGTGATTTGTTTAGTTATCGTAATGGAATTAATAAACACAGCGATTGAAAAAACGATAGATCTGACTGTAAAAGATAAGCATCCTATTGCTAAAATTGCAAAAGATGTTGCCGCAGCTGCTGTATTAGTATCTGCGGTTTTTGCTGTAATTGTTGGTCTAGTCGTGTTTTATAATCCCATACTAATTTGGATCAATGGCGAGTTTGTGAAAACTCATGAAATCTCGAGAGTAATAACATTAGTAGTGCTTAGCTTGGTATTTTTGTGTACAATAGTAATTCAACAAACTATATTCAATAAAAAAAACACAACTCAAATTAATCTAATGTCAGCTTTAAATGCTTCCGCACTTACGATGGTTGTATTAAGTGATACAAATGCAATTCATATACTACTAACATGTTTTATATCTATACTGCTTGTATCAGTTTTATTAGCTCAAAAAGAAATAAAGATAAGTTCCATTTTATATGGGGGAGTATTAGGTACCATCCTGACATTGTTTATTTATTTTTTTATATAG
- the ybeY gene encoding rRNA maturation RNase YbeY, whose translation MKLQLACSNDQNEIEITEEWIQKLDELLQVAGKIENISSGEVTLTFVDDKAIHQLNKEYRGIDRPTDVLSFAMQESGVEETEIFYEDDVEIDELSTMLGDVVISVTTAKRQSEEYGHSLQREIGFLFVHGFLHLVGYDHQDEQSEKEMFNKQERILQEAGLTR comes from the coding sequence ATGAAGCTACAGTTAGCTTGTAGTAACGATCAGAACGAAATTGAAATAACAGAGGAATGGATACAAAAATTAGATGAATTATTACAAGTAGCAGGTAAAATTGAAAACATTTCATCTGGTGAAGTGACATTAACTTTTGTCGATGATAAGGCTATTCATCAATTAAATAAGGAATATAGGGGCATAGATCGCCCGACAGATGTACTTTCCTTTGCTATGCAGGAGTCTGGGGTCGAAGAGACTGAGATTTTTTATGAAGATGATGTTGAAATAGATGAATTAAGTACAATGCTTGGAGACGTGGTTATTTCAGTAACAACAGCAAAAAGGCAAAGTGAAGAATATGGACATTCCTTGCAACGAGAAATAGGTTTTTTGTTCGTACACGGATTTCTTCATCTAGTAGGATACGATCATCAGGATGAACAATCAGAAAAAGAGATGTTTAATAAACAAGAACGAATCTTGCAAGAAGCAGGATTAACAAGATGA
- a CDS encoding HD family phosphohydrolase: protein MISTKSSEKKQAFINGWKQSKLVRVFLYFILILVFFLSAFQHVIVPDKNMGDTTSEKDLNQDTPIYTEYSINPLDFLDLIFDKLEQINLDATLTDEEKTEIYRLYFFEEYNKFVEDNVKKMQESEDSLDASFIQEIEKQLLNQQYVFPVEAFFKLPRLSQAEIIKMSPVAESIVNNLMKEQIKEADIIRGKVAEMVNASNLSDDDSRVLVTEIARFSIFPNYFYDAAATKEALSSTKTTGTNYLQVIGLILLVILFVIFLYMYIKQSSLQIRNNNVQLLMLVFIFIINLLGMKIVALGHNLDYPYLGFLAPVAMGSMLIAILLDYKLAFISSIIFSVFASIIFNFENQMFLFDYRYGLVASVICFTSIFAVHKASQRSSILKAGIFITIAACTSITAIFLITGENVISNYIFSMTFALMNGLLTAVFVIGILPFFEAAFGILSPVKLVELSNPNHPLLRKLLTETPGTYHHSVMVANLSEAAAESIGANGLLCRVGSFYHDVGKTKRPNYFIENQVNSENPHDTIDPDLSKSIIISHARDGVELLKEYKMPKSICDIAEQHHGTTLLKYFYFKAKKQQELEGDLEEEIQESDFRYPGPKAQFKEAAIVGLCDCVEAAVRSLSNPTMDQINTMVDKIIKDRLEDHQLNECDLTLKEIDTIAKSLKETLLGIFHSRIEYPELPSRDKKGVTKDEATVSL, encoded by the coding sequence ATGATTTCTACAAAATCCAGTGAGAAAAAACAAGCCTTCATTAATGGTTGGAAACAAAGTAAACTGGTTAGGGTGTTTCTTTACTTCATCTTAATATTAGTTTTCTTTTTATCCGCCTTTCAACATGTAATTGTCCCAGATAAAAATATGGGGGATACTACTTCAGAGAAGGATTTAAATCAAGATACTCCTATTTATACTGAGTATTCTATTAATCCATTGGATTTTTTAGATCTTATATTTGACAAGCTAGAGCAAATTAATTTAGATGCTACGTTAACTGACGAAGAAAAAACAGAAATTTATAGATTGTATTTTTTTGAAGAATACAATAAATTTGTTGAAGATAATGTGAAAAAAATGCAGGAATCTGAAGATTCCCTAGATGCATCTTTTATACAGGAAATAGAGAAACAACTTTTAAATCAACAGTATGTTTTTCCTGTGGAAGCATTTTTTAAACTCCCCCGTTTGAGTCAGGCGGAAATCATAAAGATGAGTCCAGTGGCTGAAAGCATCGTTAATAATTTAATGAAAGAGCAAATAAAAGAAGCGGATATCATCCGTGGAAAAGTTGCAGAGATGGTCAATGCTTCAAATTTAAGTGATGATGATTCAAGGGTACTGGTTACTGAAATTGCTCGATTTAGTATATTTCCTAATTATTTCTATGATGCTGCTGCGACAAAAGAGGCTTTATCTTCCACTAAAACAACAGGAACAAATTACTTACAGGTGATTGGATTAATATTACTTGTCATATTATTTGTAATCTTTTTGTACATGTATATTAAACAAAGTAGTTTACAAATTCGAAATAATAATGTTCAACTATTAATGTTGGTATTTATATTTATCATTAATTTGTTGGGCATGAAGATAGTAGCTCTAGGACACAATTTAGATTATCCATATCTTGGATTTTTAGCACCTGTGGCAATGGGGAGTATGTTAATTGCAATTTTGTTAGATTATAAACTTGCATTTATTTCCTCTATAATATTTAGTGTTTTTGCCAGCATCATTTTTAATTTTGAAAATCAAATGTTTTTGTTTGATTATAGATATGGTCTAGTTGCCTCCGTCATTTGTTTCACATCCATTTTTGCAGTACATAAAGCAAGTCAAAGATCGAGTATATTAAAAGCAGGTATATTTATAACTATAGCCGCATGCACAAGTATTACTGCTATATTTTTAATAACAGGTGAAAACGTAATTTCTAATTATATATTTTCAATGACTTTTGCTCTTATGAATGGTTTATTAACGGCTGTATTTGTGATAGGAATACTACCATTTTTTGAGGCAGCTTTTGGCATTCTTTCACCAGTTAAATTAGTGGAGTTATCTAACCCTAATCACCCATTGTTAAGGAAACTTTTGACTGAAACCCCAGGAACCTATCATCATAGTGTCATGGTTGCAAATTTATCAGAAGCAGCTGCAGAATCCATTGGAGCAAATGGTTTATTATGTAGGGTAGGTTCATTTTATCATGATGTAGGAAAAACGAAGCGACCAAATTATTTTATCGAAAATCAAGTAAATAGTGAAAATCCACATGATACAATAGATCCTGATTTAAGTAAGTCAATCATTATATCTCATGCTCGAGATGGGGTAGAATTGTTAAAAGAGTATAAAATGCCTAAGTCGATCTGTGATATTGCAGAACAGCACCATGGTACAACATTACTAAAATATTTTTATTTTAAAGCAAAAAAACAACAAGAATTAGAAGGGGATCTAGAAGAGGAAATTCAAGAATCCGATTTTCGTTATCCTGGACCTAAAGCACAATTTAAAGAGGCTGCAATTGTTGGTTTATGCGATTGTGTAGAAGCAGCAGTACGATCATTATCAAACCCTACAATGGATCAAATTAATACAATGGTTGATAAAATCATAAAGGATCGATTAGAGGATCATCAATTAAATGAATGTGACTTAACGCTTAAAGAAATTGATACCATCGCTAAATCACTAAAAGAAACTTTACTTGGGATTTTCCATTCAAGGATCGAATATCCTGAATTACCAAGTCGAGATAAAAAAGGAGTCACAAAAGATGAAGCTACAGTTAGCTTGTAG
- a CDS encoding PhoH family protein — translation MIEHKNKESIKLEDTSEALSLFGPHDKFLKIIEQHSDSKILSREAEISIEGNANEVAYLKHLFEVLLDLIRSGYTLSERDILYALELSKKFQADQLLELYKNEITTTFKGKPIHIKTIGQNHYVSAIKKKDIVFGIGPAGTGKTYLAVALAVKALKMGDVKRIILTRPAVEAGESLGFLPGDLQEKVDPYLRPLYDALHDILGADQVVKAIERGIIEIAPLAYMRGRTLDDSFIILDEAQNTTPEQMKMFLTRLGFGSKMVITGDKTQIDLPRGKKSGLIEAEKVLNNIEEIGLIQFTEQDVIRHSLVQQIIVAYQNYTNLE, via the coding sequence TTGATTGAACACAAAAACAAAGAATCTATAAAATTAGAAGATACATCGGAAGCATTATCTTTATTTGGACCACACGATAAATTTTTGAAGATTATTGAGCAGCATAGTGACTCGAAAATACTATCTAGGGAAGCTGAAATCTCCATTGAAGGTAATGCGAATGAAGTTGCATATTTAAAACATTTGTTTGAAGTTTTACTTGATTTAATTCGGAGCGGATATACACTTTCAGAAAGAGATATATTGTATGCTCTTGAATTAAGCAAAAAGTTCCAAGCGGATCAGTTACTTGAATTATATAAAAATGAAATAACTACAACCTTTAAAGGAAAGCCAATTCATATTAAAACCATTGGACAGAACCATTATGTTTCTGCGATAAAAAAGAAGGACATCGTATTTGGGATCGGTCCAGCTGGTACTGGAAAAACTTATCTTGCAGTAGCTTTGGCAGTTAAAGCTTTGAAAATGGGTGATGTTAAAAGAATCATTCTTACACGTCCTGCTGTTGAAGCAGGCGAAAGTTTGGGTTTTTTACCAGGAGATCTACAAGAAAAGGTAGACCCTTATTTAAGACCACTGTATGACGCTTTACATGATATTTTAGGTGCAGATCAAGTTGTAAAAGCAATTGAAAGAGGAATTATTGAAATTGCTCCTCTTGCTTATATGAGAGGGCGTACATTAGATGACTCATTTATCATATTAGATGAGGCACAAAATACAACGCCTGAACAAATGAAAATGTTTTTAACGAGACTTGGGTTTGGATCGAAAATGGTCATAACAGGTGATAAAACACAAATTGATTTACCTAGAGGGAAAAAATCTGGTTTAATCGAAGCGGAAAAGGTATTAAATAATATTGAGGAAATTGGATTGATCCAATTTACAGAACAAGATGTTATTCGCCATTCTTTAGTACAACAAATAATTGTGGCCTATCAGAACTATACGAATTTGGAATAA
- the yqfD gene encoding sporulation protein YqfD has protein sequence MQYQLITYFKGHVKIEVRGKDIERLMNELILNKIKIWDARRVSEGSIEFHIQLNDFFKLRPFLKKTGCRMSVLKRFGAPFFLNKFLKRKFFISGIALFLIGIYILSTMVWNIEVIGNDNLSSEQILEEAEALGIHKYQFKFKMDDLDIVSKELTRNLPESSWIGVTMKGTKVQIKVVESTIPDEPPLLNPRNLVSNSDAIITEIFAEKGNPLVKVNYRVKKGDVLISGVIGDEENQEIVVAKGRIRGLVWYEYNVKVPLKQEVKVYTGSVVDRKYLVFGNRALKIRGFGSLEFEKSENILSKHMLGWREYPLHIGWMDEKVLESEVMERELSLEEARSVGIQQAKSDILFSTGVESKIQAQNMIEAKEKDGVVYMKILFEVEQDIMTEQPITEFNEIF, from the coding sequence GTGCAATACCAACTTATTACATATTTTAAGGGTCATGTTAAAATTGAAGTAAGAGGAAAAGATATAGAAAGGCTTATGAATGAGCTTATTCTAAATAAAATAAAAATTTGGGATGCAAGAAGAGTATCTGAGGGCTCAATTGAATTTCATATCCAATTGAATGATTTTTTTAAGCTTCGCCCGTTTTTAAAAAAGACAGGCTGTAGAATGAGTGTATTAAAACGATTTGGTGCGCCATTTTTTTTAAATAAATTTTTGAAGAGAAAATTTTTTATTTCTGGCATTGCATTGTTCTTAATAGGAATTTATATTTTATCAACGATGGTCTGGAATATAGAAGTGATAGGTAATGATAATTTAAGCTCCGAACAGATTTTGGAAGAAGCAGAGGCGTTGGGTATACATAAATATCAATTTAAATTTAAAATGGACGACCTAGATATCGTTTCGAAGGAGCTAACAAGAAATCTGCCAGAGAGTAGCTGGATCGGTGTAACAATGAAAGGAACAAAAGTTCAAATTAAGGTTGTTGAGTCAACTATCCCTGATGAGCCCCCATTACTAAACCCTAGAAATCTTGTATCAAATTCTGATGCCATCATTACTGAAATCTTTGCAGAAAAGGGAAACCCTTTAGTCAAGGTTAATTATCGAGTGAAAAAAGGGGATGTTCTTATATCTGGTGTTATAGGTGACGAAGAGAATCAAGAAATTGTTGTTGCCAAAGGAAGAATCAGAGGTTTGGTCTGGTATGAATATAACGTTAAAGTTCCTTTAAAACAAGAAGTGAAAGTTTATACAGGGAGTGTAGTGGATAGAAAATATTTAGTTTTTGGAAATCGAGCTTTAAAAATAAGGGGTTTTGGAAGTTTGGAATTTGAAAAATCTGAAAATATACTGTCTAAACATATGCTTGGTTGGAGAGAATATCCTTTACATATCGGATGGATGGATGAAAAAGTGCTGGAATCTGAAGTAATGGAAAGAGAATTAAGTTTGGAGGAAGCACGATCTGTTGGAATCCAACAGGCAAAATCGGATATTCTTTTTAGTACAGGAGTTGAATCTAAAATACAAGCACAAAATATGATTGAAGCAAAGGAAAAAGATGGGGTTGTATATATGAAAATCCTTTTTGAGGTAGAACAGGATATTATGACTGAACAACCTATTACTGAATTTAATGAAATATTTTAG
- the yqfC gene encoding sporulation protein YqfC → MSRIKKKLRKFTANVLDLPKDVIFDLPRITMIGNMQLYVENHKGVLQFTSEKLTLKLDVGKLEIKGKELVIRAILSEEVFIEGVIEDVDYIQ, encoded by the coding sequence ATGAGCCGCATTAAAAAAAAGCTACGAAAATTTACAGCAAATGTTCTTGACTTACCGAAGGATGTCATATTTGATTTGCCAAGAATAACGATGATTGGAAATATGCAACTGTATGTAGAAAATCATAAAGGTGTTCTTCAATTTACAAGTGAGAAATTAACTTTGAAGTTAGATGTAGGTAAGTTAGAAATTAAAGGTAAGGAACTTGTGATTAGAGCCATTTTGTCAGAGGAAGTATTTATCGAAGGAGTTATCGAAGATGTTGATTACATTCAGTAG
- the floA gene encoding flotillin-like protein FloA (flotillin-like protein involved in membrane lipid rafts), producing MAGLDPLVIYLVLGALIVIVISVFLSFVPIMLWISALASGVKIGIFTLVAMKIRRVVPSRIVNPMIKATKAGLGLSINQLESHYLAGGNVDRVVNALIAAQRANIDLVFERAAAIDLAGRDVLQAVQMSVNPKVIETPLVAAVASDGIEVKVRARVTVRANIDRLVGGAGEETIIARVGEGIVTTVGSASSHKETLENPDTISRVVLEKGLDSGTAFEILSIDIADVDVGKNIGANLQTEQAEADKQIAQAKAEERRAMAVAQEQEMKAKVEEMRAKVVEAESKVPLAMADALRDGKLGVMDYMNLKNIDADTNMRDSFGKSTDPDKTE from the coding sequence ATGGCAGGTCTAGACCCTTTAGTAATTTATCTGGTTTTAGGTGCTTTGATTGTAATTGTTATATCTGTATTTTTAAGTTTTGTGCCTATTATGCTTTGGATATCCGCACTCGCATCAGGAGTGAAAATCGGTATTTTCACTTTAGTAGCGATGAAAATTCGTAGAGTTGTTCCAAGTCGCATAGTAAACCCTATGATTAAAGCAACAAAAGCTGGATTAGGATTATCCATCAATCAGTTGGAAAGTCATTATTTAGCTGGTGGTAATGTGGATCGCGTTGTAAATGCTTTAATTGCAGCGCAAAGAGCAAATATAGACCTTGTATTTGAAAGAGCAGCTGCGATCGATTTAGCTGGACGTGATGTACTACAAGCAGTACAAATGAGTGTTAATCCGAAAGTGATTGAGACACCACTAGTAGCAGCTGTTGCAAGTGATGGAATTGAAGTTAAGGTTAGAGCTCGTGTTACAGTTCGTGCCAATATAGATCGTTTAGTTGGTGGTGCTGGTGAAGAAACCATTATTGCCAGAGTTGGTGAAGGAATTGTAACTACAGTAGGTTCAGCTAGTTCTCATAAAGAAACATTGGAGAATCCTGATACCATTTCTAGAGTAGTTCTAGAAAAAGGGTTAGATTCTGGTACAGCCTTTGAGATTTTATCTATAGATATTGCTGACGTAGATGTAGGTAAAAATATTGGTGCAAATTTACAAACTGAACAAGCGGAAGCGGATAAACAAATTGCTCAAGCGAAAGCCGAAGAAAGACGTGCCATGGCAGTTGCTCAAGAGCAAGAAATGAAAGCTAAAGTAGAAGAGATGAGAGCTAAAGTAGTAGAAGCAGAATCCAAGGTACCTCTTGCTATGGCAGATGCATTAAGAGATGGGAAGCTTGGTGTCATGGATTATATGAATCTGAAAAATATTGATGCAGATACAAATATGCGCGATTCATTTGGAAAATCTACAGACCCTGATAAAACGGAGTGA
- a CDS encoding NfeD family protein, with protein MKRNLFRLIYISALICFILSSFISIQAKTNDPTKDLVYVIPIEQSIESGLQKFLERAFDEAYENGADQIILTVNTFGGLITDAIDIGEMIRMSPVPTTAYIQGKALSAGSYISLNANQIMMQPGSSIGAAAVVDLAGNKIEDSKVISGWLSSMKGAAELNGRNPEYAMGMVDDNLIINVTEIDRTFGKGELISFSAKEAVQAGYAEGEARNINEVLENLNIVDYEIVEINQSPAETLARFVTNPIVMSLLLLVGLVGVAFEVLMPGFGFPGIIGVSAFALYFFGHYIAGFATIEHVLLFAAGVVLLLIEIFVPSFGVFGILGIVSLTSSVILAASNTGNAMLSLIIAMVTAIVVIAISIKYLGHKGIWNRFILRESLTSEEGFNSTELKGNLVGVKGETLTPLRPSGMARLQEERVDVVTRGEFIDRNAKVVVVKVEGTRIVVREV; from the coding sequence TTGAAACGGAATTTATTTAGGCTTATTTATATAAGCGCTTTAATTTGTTTCATATTATCATCTTTTATTTCAATACAAGCCAAAACAAATGATCCTACAAAAGATTTGGTTTATGTCATTCCAATTGAACAAAGTATCGAGTCAGGTTTACAAAAGTTTCTAGAGCGTGCTTTTGATGAAGCATATGAAAATGGTGCAGATCAAATCATATTAACTGTGAATACATTTGGTGGTTTAATTACCGATGCAATTGATATAGGTGAAATGATAAGAATGAGTCCTGTACCTACTACCGCTTATATACAAGGAAAGGCACTTTCGGCTGGAAGTTATATTTCACTTAATGCTAATCAAATTATGATGCAGCCGGGTAGCTCCATTGGTGCAGCTGCGGTTGTAGATCTTGCAGGAAATAAAATCGAAGATTCTAAGGTCATTTCAGGATGGTTGAGCTCTATGAAGGGCGCTGCAGAATTAAATGGCCGTAATCCTGAATATGCAATGGGTATGGTAGATGATAACTTGATTATCAACGTAACTGAAATTGATCGCACCTTTGGTAAAGGAGAATTAATCTCTTTTTCTGCTAAAGAAGCCGTACAAGCGGGATATGCAGAGGGTGAAGCGAGAAATATTAATGAAGTTTTGGAGAACTTAAATATTGTGGATTACGAAATTGTTGAAATAAATCAGTCTCCTGCAGAAACATTGGCAAGATTTGTTACAAACCCTATAGTAATGAGTTTATTATTACTTGTTGGTCTTGTAGGTGTTGCTTTTGAAGTGTTAATGCCTGGTTTTGGGTTCCCTGGAATAATTGGCGTGAGCGCTTTTGCATTATATTTCTTTGGTCATTATATTGCTGGTTTTGCTACAATTGAGCATGTTCTTTTATTTGCAGCAGGTGTGGTATTATTACTAATAGAAATATTTGTTCCAAGTTTTGGGGTTTTTGGGATCTTAGGTATTGTTTCTTTAACAAGTAGCGTAATATTAGCCGCTTCAAACACAGGAAACGCTATGTTATCACTCATCATAGCTATGGTGACGGCTATTGTTGTAATTGCTATTTCCATTAAATATTTAGGTCACAAAGGGATTTGGAATCGTTTTATTTTACGGGAATCTCTTACAAGTGAAGAGGGATTTAATTCAACCGAATTAAAGGGAAATTTAGTTGGTGTGAAAGGCGAGACACTAACTCCTTTGCGCCCATCTGGGATGGCGAGATTACAAGAGGAAAGAGTGGATGTAGTTACAAGAGGAGAGTTTATTGATAGGAATGCGAAAGTTGTTGTTGTAAAAGTAGAAGGAACACGAATTGTAGTTAGGGAAGTGTAA